In Hemicordylus capensis ecotype Gifberg chromosome 4, rHemCap1.1.pri, whole genome shotgun sequence, the genomic window CAAATTCAAGTGATTGTTTTCTATAACAGAAGAGAAGATTCACAGAAAGCTTGAGGGCTCTTTGCCTCCTGAAGTTGATTTATCTCCTGCAGCAAAGGATCAAGTGGAAATGTATGTCTCCCTTTTAAGTATCAATTTTTTATGTATACAgatgtaaatgtaagtgctactttAGATATTGTTACTGACCATGAAATATGGCTTTGAAATTATCATTTTCTTATTAAAATGTTTCCTTCTGCATATGAATCATTATGTTAAAATCTCTAATTTTGTGTTGCACGTGCACAAAGAGAATTCTGGAATCCTGCTAAGCTAGACATCTTCCAGTGCAACagatcctcctttctcttccttctgctTAATGAAAGACAAGACTTATTTTCATCCTTGAGCAGCAACAGTCACACGTGTTCTTCAGTAAGGCTTTCCCAATATATCATTTACCATCAGCTCTACAGAAAGTGCTGAGGTTGAGAAAACCAGACAGGGCTAGCTGCTGACTTCTGAACCACAGCACCTCAGGTTGGGGAAGCTAATGTGATGTGTGGTACAGTAATGGattggctccccacccccattccattTTGATTAAACgagaaaaacaaaattaattatTCAGCTGTCTTAATGAACCTGGCTTCTGTGTCCATTTGTGTGCCTGATTATAATGCTTTGCTACTCCTGATGTGGATGGGACACCAACCACTGCCCCAACCAACCAACCGCCCCAACCTCTCCACTATTTATCAGTAGAGGCAGGTGGCAGAGCGATCGCATTAATTGCTGTAGGGGTAAAGGAAAGCCTTGAATATGTGTGCACAAACACAGTATGTCCAAGCTTGTTGGGtgtcatgggaattgtagtttctaTGATGCTTTGCCTCCTCCAGACATGCACAGGAGTACAAAATGAAGCCCTTCAGTATACATGAAACTGTTTCGGCAACTCTCCTTCCACCCTGGTGAATGAGAGTCACACTAATATCTGGAGGAGTGCCAGGTACACAGAGCTGGGCTGGAGTCTAGAAGCGTCTAGAGCATACTGTGGCCATCCTGCTAAATTCCCACAAAGCGATCCAAGGACTTGATGAGGTGTAGAGGATCTGATCCATGGCAAGTTTGGTAACTTCCATGGATGACATATTTAACTGCATATTTTGTACAAGCTGAAAACATGTATCTACTCTTGTATCAGTATTTTCTTGGGTGACGGCCAGACCTTCTGAGCTATTCATTGTTGTTGGaagctgcttctctgagcagaaGGAGAGGTTCATGCACTCAGGGACCCCTTCCACTTGTGCAAGGAGCTGTTATGTGAGCAATACTCTTATGCACTGTCTCCTGCTCACGGAAGGAGCTTCCATCAGTGTGTTGGTCAGTCTGCCACCCAGTAATGAACAAAAAAAGTCTCTGTGCTTATATATTCTTAAACCGGCATAAGTGGGATTAAAGTGGCTGATTTGGTTGCTCTTTGGAACAGAAAGATTGTATAACTAATACAGCTGTCCTTGTTTTAATGGCTATATGAGTTAATACTAATGTCTTTGTTTTGTTCTAGGTACTATGAAGCATTTCCACCTCTTTCGAAGAAACCAGTTTGCCTGCAAGAAATTATGACTGTATGGAATAAATCCAAAGTTTGTTCTTactccagctcctcctcttcttctactGTCCCGCCAACTAGCACCGATACATCTTCTCCAAAGGACTGCATTAGTGAAAGTGAAGTATCTAAAGAGAGAAATAGCAACAAAGTACCTGTCACTGTACATGAAAGAGCTACACAGAAAAAAGATAAAGATGAAAAAGAGAATAAGTTTGAGAATAGCAGTATTGAAGAGAGAACTGCTTTATACAAAAAGCAAGCCCGCCACAAACCTGAGGGAAAGATGCGTCCTCGATCCTGGTCTTCTGGCTCCAGTGAAGGAGGTTCAAATTCTAGTGGTAATCAAGGTGATTCGAAAGCAACCACAAAATGTGTAAAAGTAAGGCATAAAACAAGGGAAGTCCGGAGTAAAAAAGGACGGAATGGGCAAAGCAGGCATTTAGTAAAGACTGGTGAGAAGGCTGAAAGAAGAATTcacggcagtagcagcagcaatggatCCATCAAGCAACTGTGTAAAAGGGGTAAACGGCCATTAAAAGAAATCCGAAGGAAAGAACCTGGGAGCTATGAGGGCAAAGAGCTATACTTTGATTGCAGAAATGAAAAGGAATATAAAGAGGAGCCCCTGTGGTATACTGAGCCAATTACAGAATACTTTGTTCCCCTGAGTAGGAAAAGTAAACTTGAGACGACGTACCGCAACAGGCAAGATGCATGTGATGCAACATCAGAGGCTGTAGAAGAATTAGCTGAATCAGTGCAAGGTCTTTGCATTAGcaacaataatattaataaaacatACCTCGCAGCAGGTACTTTCATCGATGGCCATTTTGTGGAAATGCCTGCAGTTCTAAATGAGGACATTGGCCTCACTAGGACCTCAATGTGTTCTCAACCAGAGGACGATACACACTCAGATGGTGTTCATCTTTCAGAACTAACACACTTCTATGAAGTGGATATTGACCAATCCATGTTGGATTCTGGTGCCTCAGGCAAGATGCAAGGGGAGAGTCGGATTTTGAATATGATTCGGCAGAAAAGTAAAGAGGGGACTAATTTTGAGGCAGAATGTTGCATAGTGTTTGATGGAGTGGAGTTGCAAGGGGAAAGTGCAATATGGGCAGATTCAGCCACCTCTGTTGGTGCTGAAGGGTGGTTCTTGCAAGATCTTAGTAATTTAGCTCAATTTTGGGAGTGCTGTTCATCTTCTAGCTCTGGTGATGCAGATGGGGAAAGCTTTGGGGGAGATTCTCCTATTAGACTTTCCCCTACCTTAGACAGCACAATGCTTAATTCACACTTGCTTTCAGGCAATCAAGAGCTGTTTTCGGATACTAATGAAGGGTCTGGTTTAAATTCTTTTTCAGTGTTTGAAGTGCAATGCAGTAATTCTGTCTTACCATTTCCTTTTGAAAAACTCAGTTTGGGAAATGAAAATACAGACTCTAGTAGCAATGTTGATATCTTTGGGAAAACACAGTCTAGATTGTTAATATGGACCAAAAATAGTGCCTTTGATGAAAATGAACACTGTTCTAACTTATCAACAAGAACTTGTAGTCCATGGTCATACTCTGAAGAAACACGTTCTGACAATGAGACTTTAAATATTCCATTTGAAGAATCCCCTCAATTTAACCCGGATGATATTAATTACGTCGTTCCGAGAGTTTCTTCAAGTTATGTAGATGAAGAAATTGTAGATTTTTTGCAAGAGGAGACTTGCCAGGAAGAGACTAGATCTTTAGGAGAAATGCCCACCTTAATTTTTACAAAAAAATCTAAACTAGAATCAATCTGTGGTATTCAGTTAGAACAAAAGGCTGAAGATAAAGAATATGAAACTACACAAGTGTGTAGTGACAGCAGTCCACATGAAGATGACTATGGCTCAGGGGTTATTAAAGACATTTGGACAAATATGACAGACAGAAATTCTGCAGCAATTGTCGAAATAGATGGAATAGAAGAAGAGTTATTTTCAGCTGATGTAAAtcattattgctgctgcttaaaTGAAACAAAGGTAGAAATTCTTCAGGATCCTAATAAAGCAGTGCAAAGATCGGAATATCATCTTTGGGAAGGTCAGAAGGAGAATGTGGAGAAAAGAGCATTTGCTTCCAACAGTTTATCAAAGGTGGATTGTGGCGATTATACTACACCCTCCAAACCATGGGATATTAACCAAGATAAGGAGAGTTCATTTATTCTTGGTGGTGTGTATGGGGAGCTAAAAACATTTAACAGTGATGGTGAATGGGCAGTGGTGCCACCCAGTCACCCAAAAGGAAACCTATTACAGTGTGCAGCTTCTGATGTAGTTACAATAGCTGGTACAGATGTCTTCATGACACCAGGAAATAGCTTTGCCCCGGGTCACAGACAATTATGGAGACCTTTGGTATCGTTTGAACAAAGTGAGCCGTTGAAATGTGGTGATCATGGATTAAATAGAGGTTTTTCATTTATCTTCCATGAAGACTTGTTAGAAGCTTGTGGTAGTTTTCAAGGTGAAGAGTCTGGTCTGGAATATTCGTTCTCTTCCTTTGACTTGAATAATCCATTTTCACAAGTTCTTCATGTAGAATGTACATTTGAACCAGAAGGAATTGCATCCTTCAGCCCTTGCTTTAAACCCAAATCTATCCTTTGCTCTGAATCTGATAGGGAAGTTTTTCGTCCTAGAATATGTGGCGCCGGGAGGACACAATACAGAGCGATACGGATTTCTCCAAGAACTCACTTTCGCCCAATTTCTGCATCTGAACTTTCTCCATGTGGTGGAAGCGAGTCCgattttgaatctgagaaagatgaGGGGACTATTCCTGCAGAAGCGTTTGATGATTCCCAAGCAGATCTCAAACCACTGGAAGAAGATGCAGAAAAAGAAGGGCATTATTATGGTAAATCAGAACTTGAGTCTGGGAAGTTCCTTCCTAGGTTAAAAAAGTGTGGAATGGAAAAGAGTGCACAGACATCTCTGGATTCCCAGGAAGAATCATCTGGAATATTGCTGTTAGAAAATGAGAATTCTTGCTTAGAATGCAGTATGAAAAAACTGCCAGACATGAGGGCTGTAGAAAACTCTAAAGCTAGTTGCAGTGTTGTGGAACCACAGGAAGAGGAAGACAAGTCTTGCAGTTGTAAAGAGAACTCATACGAAGAGAACCCAGTTTCTTCAGCAGAGCTGAAAGAGGTATGCTCTTGTCATATATTTGAAATTAATTATGTCCTACCCtatctctgtgggcgccaagagtcgaaattgacttcaCGGCACACTGTGTTTTTCATACACAGTATTCAAGGTAGCAAGAAGCTTCTGAACAAAGTGTAATCAATATCAATAaagattttttattgaaaagcaataAAACAGAGCCTAAGAACAAAATGGTACTTGTGCTGTAGAATTTTGATTGGATCTTGTgtgcatataaataaatattcaaaattgtgtacatgcacacacttgTAGTTCAGAGGTTCAACGTCTTCTAGTAATAGTagtttttttaatgaattcttgTTGCTATCGCAAGAAGAATGTTGGGGGGAAATCAAATTAATGTACTCCATGGTAAAGGTTCATAAGCATTTAATCTTGAATACCAAGGGCTGTCCTCCAGATTGCCTAGAGAACAAACCTATTCATTCTGGTGTAACTAGGCATTATAGTAATTTTCTTGCTGCCCAGCCCCGTTATGGCTGTCCTTGTAACAGTGCCATTAATTACACTACATTTTCTGGCTGAAAGCTTCATAGCGAAATCCTATAACTCTAGAAACATTGCTTTGTTCATTTCCTAGTTTTTCCAGGAAAATCTAGAGCATGTGTTGAGGATCAACTTTTATCATGTTTTAAACTACTGCTGTGAGATGAAGAACTCTGGTGCTTGGATCCTGGTTTTTACGTCCTCAAGATCACTTGTTACCTCTTAATGACCTCTAGTCACCCTGTTTGCTTAGGCCAGCATTCTTTTGGAATGCCTCCTTCCAGTTATATGCCCTTTTTGCATAAAAAGTATTTTGCTTACCACCCAAAGGTggtaggatgcttctgagtaccagttgcaggggagtaacagctggagggagggcattccctcagctcctgcctgtagacttccagtggcatctggtgggccactgtgtggaacaggatgctggactagatgggccttgggcctgatccagaagggctattcttatgttctaaaggcaCATGGTTGAAATAAGTGCCAATTAGTGTGGCAGTAACCACTCCAAGAGGAATGGAGTGGTTACTATCACTAAACATAGAATTGCTTTAGGCAATGACAGCCACCTTTTAGAAATTGgatggttgttgttattattatttattattattattattatttatttttacttttatatcccgctcttcctccaaggagcccagagccggtgtactacatacttgagtttctctttcacaacaaccctgtgaagtaggttaggctgagagaggagtgactggcccagagtcacctagctagtttcaaggctgaatggggatttgaactcgggtctccgtggtcctagtccagcactctaaccactacaccactctggctctggGTTGCTGCTGGGTTGGAAAACATGATGTAAGTACTGAATACCAGGATGCTCTCCTTCCCATAAATGTGTAGGACAACATCAAAAACACAATCTCTGTGGCTGAAGACCTGGTACAGTTTGGTTTGATCTGGCCCACGTACAGGTGGCTGTTTGATTGCAAAACTGGACATGACAATAAAGTGGAAGAAACCGTTCAGTCTGATATCTCTCTCCATATTGGAGAGATCTGCGCATTTCACCACCAATCAAAGCATCTGCACAAAATCCTATCAGTTCAGATTGCTGTGGATAGGTTGTATATTGGAAGAGTACTTGCATTATTTCTGACTCCTTGCCTGTTTGAATGTAAAGTTTTCAGCATTTGCTTTCCCATCTAGGATTGTACCTATTTTATAAATGGTGTAAATGAGATAATCTCCACTTCTACCCCCAACTACATTGTCTAGCAAGATACCAATCCACACTTCCCTTTTGCCTTTAAACATCTTTATCTTGCAGTTCTTTATAGATTGTTTAACACCTCCATTTCAGGCAGCTGACTTAAAATTCTTTGGCAATTGTTCAAACTGGGCAATCTGTCAAATACTGTATGCCTCTCTAGTTTGTCAAATCTTGGGCATATTGCTCTGAAAATGAACTTGCAAGAGAAAAGAAATATCTCATAGATGAGCATTTGGGGAAGCACAGGATGTTTTTTAAGGAGAATATACCTTGCATCTAGTAGGGAGTAACTATATTTATCCATGTATTTGTGTTCTTTCAGTCCTAACAAAAGTACCCAGGACAGTCCTTTAAAATACAGCAGCTGTGTTGAGCCCCAACACCAACTTTTTTGATTAAACATTGTCCATATAGTAGTGTTGTGCATTCATAGTCCAGTTGAAACATGGTTTAACTTCTGGCTTTCAGGCGAAGGATGGCATTTGGGATTTAATAAGACAATAGGCAGCCATGTACAAGAATATGAGACATATAAATGAAATACCCTTGATGTTGTCAGGGGAAAATAATAGCTTGGGTTATGTTTTCTATAATAAAATGTTCATTAAATATATACTCAATTTTGTAAGACAACTGATATATACAATGATACAGTGACAGATTtaaagatctggaagtgatctgttgtcgtcatgagaaatgggttattgtgcctgcacagagacctcacagatggattaactagctcctcaCTGGCGCCCCTCCCTGCCGTGCACATGCCTTGTGCATTGCTTTTTCCGGCAGCTGGGCACCATTTTGTCTGTTTCTTTTTGACAACACATGCGTTCAGACCTCTGGTTTGGTGCTCCTCAGAATGAGAAAAAAAGTGTTACTTCGGACAGATTTTCTAGCATTACCTCGGACTGTGACCTTGACTATTCTTCCTCGTTCTCCCTTTGGACTTTGTTCTCACAAATGTGGACATTCATTACTTTGACTTCAGACTGTAAGTTGACTATTCTTCAGACTTTGATTTGAACTTGACAGCTGCCTTCCATGGCCTTGCCGTCGGAAGAGTCATGGCTTAGTGGAAGAAAACAATGTTTAAGCGTTGCTTTGCATGCCGGGCTAAGTTCCCTTCAACTGATGAACATGAACTCTGTTTACTCTGTTTGGGAGTGCAGCATGTCCTGGCCTCTTGTAGGATTTGCAGTTCCTTCTCAAAGCAAACACTGAAAAACCGCTTTTTGCATCTCAGAGCCACTCTCTACGGAGATGCACTATATCCACCGACGCTGAGGCCGGAATTGACATCGCTCTCGCTGTCAACGTCAACATCGATGGGCCAACTTTCGATATCTGCCCTGTGGTCTGTGTGTGCAGTCTAAAACTCTATGGGATAATCTCAAAGAGATTGTCTTCAGAAAGCCCAAGTCTTCAGACCATGGACGTAAGATGCATAAACGACTTTGTATGTCCTCCGACAGTGACTTGCTGCCTCCGAAAAGGCACAAGTCAAAGTCGGCTCATCCTTCGAGATTGAGGACCCCTTCGCCATCAACTGTTCAGTATCGACCGTTGATGCTGTTGGCGATCCTGTCGGAAGCTCCGCCTTCTGATACAGAGGCTGCCCTTCCTATGCCTCTTTCAACACCAACATGTTTGGTTCTTCCAACTTTCCCGTCAGTATCGACTACAACCACTGTCTCTGCCTCGATGTTGACGCCAGTGTCCTGGCtacttcatttccccccacatcaaatcaaatcactcgGTTTTCCCCTCAACTTCTTTGATGTCGATGTTCGATACCGACATGGGCATCCCGCACCGTGTTACTCCATCTTCCCTGACGGCTGCAGTGCTCCCACGCCAGCATAAACCGCTCTTGTTTTAGCTTGCAAAGACTCTTCTGAGATCACCTCTCATGCTCTTCGATACCATAGATGAAGCACTGTTGGATGATGGAACTACTAAGTCGCTGCTGAGTGCTCTGGACTCCACCACCAGCACGCCCTCCGGCTCCACGTTTCAGGCTTCCTCACACCAGGCCTCTATACCGGCATCTCCTCTTCAGATTGGGACCACCTCTTCCACCTTTACGGTGCCGGTGTCTGTACCAACCAAAGCCAATGTTTCCCCATGTGCCACCTCCTttggtacagtgagggaaataagtatttgatcccctgctgattttgtccgtttgccctctgacacagaaatgaccaggctataattggaatggtaggtttattgtagctgtgagagacagaataacaacaaacaaaccctcaaaagcccagtgcccaaaagtcagcgatggatttgcattgtagtgagggaaataagtattcgatcccttcacaaaagatgtcttattacttggtggcaaaacccttgttggcaatcacagaggtcagacgtttcttgtagttggccaccaggtttgcacacaacccaggagggatgttgtcccactcctctttgcagatcctctccaagtcagaaaggtttcgaggctgatgtctggcaacccgaaccttcagctccctccacagattttctatgggattaaggtctggaaactggctgggccactccaggaccttcatgtgcttcttcttgagccactcctttgttgccttggctgtgtgttttgggtcattgtcatgctggaatacccatccatgacccattctcaatgccctggctgagggaaggaggtgctcacccaagagctgacggtacatggtcccgtccatcgtcccttcgatgcggtgaaggtgtcctgtccccttagcagaaaaacacccccaaagcataatgtgtccacctccatgtttgacggtggggatggtgttcttgggctcataggcagcattcctcctcctccacacacggcgagtggagttgatgccaaagagctcgattttggtctcatctgaccacaacactttcgcccagttctcctctggatcattcagatgtgcattggcaaactgcagacgggcctgtacatgtgctgccttgagcagggggaccttgcgggcactgcaagatttcagtccttcacggtgtagtgtgttaccaattgttttc contains:
- the KIAA0232 gene encoding uncharacterized protein KIAA0232 homolog isoform X4; translated protein: MVQQLIFFQKENDIFLGWEKGAYKKWGKSKKKCSDLTLEEMKKQAAVQCLRSASDESSGIETLVEELCCRLKDLQSEQEEKIHRKLEGSLPPEVDLSPAAKDQVEMYYEAFPPLSKKPVCLQEIMTVWNKSKVCSYSSSSSSSTVPPTSTDTSSPKDCISESEVSKERNSNKVPVTVHERATQKKDKDEKENKFENSSIEERTALYKKQARHKPEGKMRPRSWSSGSSEGGSNSSGNQGDSKATTKCVKVRHKTREVRSKKGRNGQSRHLVKTGEKAERRIHGSSSSNGSIKQLCKRGKRPLKEIRRKEPGSYEGKELYFDCRNEKEYKEEPLWYTEPITEYFVPLSRKSKLETTYRNRQDACDATSEAVEELAESVQGLCISNNNINKTYLAAGTFIDGHFVEMPAVLNEDIGLTRTSMCSQPEDDTHSDGVHLSELTHFYEVDIDQSMLDSGASGKMQGESRILNMIRQKSKEGTNFEAECCIVFDGVELQGESAIWADSATSVGAEGWFLQDLSNLAQFWECCSSSSSGDADGESFGGDSPIRLSPTLDSTMLNSHLLSGNQELFSDTNEGSGLNSFSVFEVQCSNSVLPFPFEKLSLGNENTDSSSNVDIFGKTQSRLLIWTKNSAFDENEHCSNLSTRTCSPWSYSEETRSDNETLNIPFEESPQFNPDDINYVVPRVSSSYVDEEIVDFLQEETCQEETRSLGEMPTLIFTKKSKLESICGIQLEQKAEDKEYETTQVCSDSSPHEDDYGSGVIKDIWTNMTDRNSAAIVEIDGIEEELFSADVNHYCCCLNETKVEILQDPNKAVQRSEYHLWEGQKENVEKRAFASNSLSKVDCGDYTTPSKPWDINQDKESSFILGGVYGELKTFNSDGEWAVVPPSHPKGNLLQCAASDVVTIAGTDVFMTPGNSFAPGHRQLWRPLVSFEQSEPLKCGDHGLNRGFSFIFHEDLLEACGSFQGEESGLEYSFSSFDLNNPFSQVLHVECTFEPEGIASFSPCFKPKSILCSESDREVFRPRICGAGRTQYRAIRISPRTHFRPISASELSPCGGSESDFESEKDEGTIPAEAFDDSQADLKPLEEDAEKEGHYYGKSELESGKFLPRLKKCGMEKSAQTSLDSQEESSGILLLENENSCLECSMKKLPDMRAVENSKASCSVVEPQEEEDKSCSCKENSYEENPVSSAELKEFPVSNNDLQKISYNQAKQCWWEKALYTPLFPASEYEECCTNVKSENGVGEFTDIKEISHTEEHLLDINMVSSVHEARCTDPRSSETKSNGFRKKLYSSDSSSSDGTASESGNGWVDPCEEELFSRTHL